From a single Kitasatospora sp. NBC_00458 genomic region:
- a CDS encoding histidine phosphatase family protein — protein sequence MTTYLLRHSSTHYSAAHRVNGDPTVDLPLDSAGRAACRTGSGVLAAVQPKIWLTSVFARTGETARLLMGDADQPVRVEPALNEVDYGHFEGGLFTEYARWLVTAGPWENPPGAAESQREAIRRMLAGLRSARQLPPPRTVVAHGLLASVLRWHGRTSRDAPGEAMPIFFDEVPCLYLVRIEDGELEDLITALLEILDAEEQQTALAGGWSSRPEDQRTLATFDGPSVQLEEKNSHA from the coding sequence GTGACCACCTACCTCCTGCGCCATTCCAGTACCCACTACAGCGCGGCTCACCGGGTCAACGGCGACCCGACTGTCGATCTTCCACTGGATTCGGCGGGACGCGCCGCCTGCCGGACCGGTAGCGGCGTGCTCGCTGCCGTTCAGCCGAAGATCTGGCTCACCTCGGTGTTCGCCCGGACGGGTGAGACAGCCCGGCTGCTGATGGGCGATGCCGATCAGCCCGTCAGGGTCGAGCCCGCCCTGAACGAAGTCGACTACGGGCATTTCGAAGGCGGCCTCTTCACGGAGTACGCGCGCTGGCTCGTCACCGCCGGACCGTGGGAGAACCCGCCGGGGGCCGCCGAGTCCCAGCGCGAGGCCATCCGCAGAATGCTTGCCGGCCTGCGGAGCGCACGCCAGCTGCCCCCGCCTCGGACGGTCGTCGCGCACGGCCTGCTGGCCTCCGTGCTGCGATGGCACGGACGGACCTCGCGCGACGCCCCCGGGGAGGCCATGCCGATCTTTTTCGACGAGGTGCCCTGCCTGTACCTGGTCCGGATCGAGGACGGCGAACTCGAAGACCTGATCACGGCCCTGCTCGAAATCCTGGATGCGGAGGAACAGCAGACCGCCCTAGCAGGCGGATGGTCATCGCGGCCGGAGGACCAGCGCACGCTTGCTACCTTCGATGGACCATCTGTCCAGCTGGAGGAGAAGAACTCCCATGCATGA
- a CDS encoding DUF190 domain-containing protein, with the protein MTGRERGAGRERGAGPPRLGGAALRLTVLVGENDRHRHRPLYSEVVHRARAAGLAGASVFRGIEGFGASSLVHTARLLSLSEDLPVAVVIVDTEERVRAFLPLLDGLVAEGLVVLDRCEVVRYAGRGGAGAGAGAAGPSDGGGGEAGA; encoded by the coding sequence GTGACGGGGCGCGAGCGGGGGGCCGGGCGGGAGCGGGGTGCGGGACCGCCGCGGCTGGGCGGGGCGGCGCTGCGGCTGACGGTCCTGGTCGGCGAGAACGACCGGCACCGGCACCGCCCGCTGTACAGCGAGGTGGTGCACCGGGCGCGGGCGGCCGGGCTGGCCGGGGCGAGCGTGTTCCGGGGGATCGAGGGGTTCGGGGCGTCGTCCCTGGTGCACACGGCGCGGTTGCTGTCGCTGAGCGAGGACCTGCCGGTGGCGGTGGTGATCGTGGACACCGAGGAGCGGGTGCGGGCCTTCCTGCCGCTGCTGGACGGGCTGGTGGCGGAGGGACTGGTGGTGCTGGACCGGTGCGAGGTGGTCCGGTACGCGGGGCGCGGCGGGGCCGGTGCGGGTGCTGGCGCGGCCGGGCCGTCCGACGGCGGCGGCGGGGAGGCGGGGGCGTGA
- a CDS encoding aminoglycoside phosphotransferase family protein, with translation MHSESPTLLPPRSAWRRLREHYGPEVHGWLARAPELFDEAARRWQLTLDSYHDAGHASLVMLARERTSGHEVLLKAWPDHSRYRNEMIALGIWAAGPAVRVLRRADDLGVAALEMVAAVPGGSVGPETHEYEAVATALRQLHRLGRGANITAAALPSLHDFLECELLPRVHRRLAAQRPQLEVDWARLGERLVTGLRPDAARAAVLHADVYRENVLFDDRQAPVLADPLPMVGDEVFDWAFWTVYYNLGTDTRDRFEIAATTAGLDPRRLRHWSLALCVDGLLYYRALGDHRASVMERVIAELAGDLGLAAVPKQGGRT, from the coding sequence ATGCACTCCGAATCGCCCACGCTCCTGCCCCCGCGCAGCGCTTGGCGGCGGCTCCGGGAGCACTACGGTCCGGAGGTCCACGGGTGGCTGGCCCGCGCCCCCGAGCTCTTCGACGAAGCCGCACGCCGCTGGCAGTTGACCCTCGACAGCTACCACGACGCCGGCCACGCCTCCCTGGTCATGCTGGCACGCGAGCGAACCAGCGGGCACGAGGTCCTGTTGAAGGCATGGCCCGACCACAGCCGCTACCGCAACGAGATGATCGCGCTGGGGATCTGGGCGGCCGGACCGGCCGTCAGGGTGCTCAGACGCGCGGACGACCTCGGCGTCGCCGCCCTGGAGATGGTGGCAGCCGTACCCGGCGGTTCCGTCGGACCGGAGACGCACGAGTACGAGGCGGTGGCCACCGCTCTGCGGCAACTGCATCGTCTCGGTCGGGGCGCGAACATCACGGCCGCAGCACTTCCCAGCCTCCACGACTTCCTCGAATGCGAGTTGCTCCCGCGAGTGCACCGACGCCTGGCGGCGCAACGCCCCCAGCTTGAGGTCGACTGGGCGAGGCTCGGCGAGCGCTTGGTCACCGGACTGCGCCCGGACGCGGCACGGGCGGCGGTCCTTCACGCGGACGTCTACCGCGAGAACGTCCTCTTCGACGACCGCCAGGCGCCGGTCCTGGCGGACCCCCTGCCGATGGTCGGCGACGAGGTCTTCGACTGGGCGTTCTGGACCGTCTACTACAACCTGGGCACGGACACCCGGGACCGCTTCGAGATCGCTGCCACCACCGCCGGCCTGGATCCGCGGCGGCTCCGCCACTGGAGCCTCGCACTCTGCGTGGACGGGCTCCTCTACTACCGCGCGCTGGGGGACCACCGCGCCTCCGTGATGGAGCGGGTGATCGCAGAGCTGGCCGGCGACCTCGGTCTCGCTGCGGTGCCGAAGCAGGGCGGCCGGACGTGA
- a CDS encoding methionine adenosyltransferase, with amino-acid sequence MQRVSTTVQNSSITIESGRPIPTDLVLLERKGLGHPDTLADHLAEELSRAYSRYTLDRFGAVLHHNFDKLALLGGSCEVRYGAGRMTAPVKVLVNGRAAYACGGEDIPVRELVEQAVTAFFHDRLPELVGHLDPVFNITSNPSPGAVVTDESGTDRSRWFAPRSVDDLRERHTLLANDTSLGTGWAPMAPFEQFAHALVNHLSGVSEFTRANPWCGSDVKLMGHFDGAKAEAVLCVPQKSEHVPDRASYLSNKEEVLAECARFAEQHLPGVEITFLLNARDVPEKDELYLTYTGSSIESGDEGVVGRGNRVNGLITPLRPMNLEGASGKNPVYHVGKLYNLAATRLAQRLYDETGSYAEVHLVSATGQRLDQPWKVLVRLAAEDPEIEKVQAQVALALGGFPELTAELVHRGVRLS; translated from the coding sequence ATGCAGCGAGTCAGCACGACCGTGCAGAACAGCAGCATCACCATCGAGAGCGGGCGTCCGATCCCCACCGACCTCGTCCTGCTGGAACGCAAGGGGCTCGGCCACCCCGACACCCTCGCCGACCACCTGGCCGAGGAGCTCTCCCGCGCCTACAGCCGCTACACGCTCGACCGCTTCGGCGCCGTGCTCCACCACAACTTCGACAAGCTCGCGCTGCTCGGCGGCTCCTGCGAGGTCCGCTACGGCGCCGGCCGGATGACGGCTCCGGTGAAGGTACTGGTCAACGGTCGGGCCGCGTACGCCTGCGGCGGCGAGGACATCCCGGTACGGGAGCTGGTCGAGCAGGCCGTCACGGCTTTCTTCCACGACCGGCTGCCCGAGCTCGTCGGCCACCTCGACCCGGTCTTCAACATCACCAGCAATCCCAGCCCCGGCGCCGTGGTCACCGACGAGAGCGGTACCGACCGTTCGCGCTGGTTCGCGCCCCGTTCGGTGGACGACCTGCGCGAGCGCCACACCCTGCTCGCCAACGACACCTCGCTCGGCACCGGCTGGGCTCCGATGGCCCCCTTCGAGCAGTTCGCCCATGCGCTCGTCAACCACCTCTCCGGAGTGAGCGAGTTCACCCGGGCGAACCCCTGGTGCGGCTCCGACGTGAAGCTGATGGGTCACTTCGACGGCGCCAAGGCCGAGGCCGTCCTGTGCGTCCCGCAGAAGTCCGAGCACGTGCCCGACCGGGCCTCGTACCTCTCCAACAAGGAGGAGGTCCTGGCCGAGTGCGCCCGGTTCGCCGAGCAGCACCTCCCCGGCGTCGAGATCACCTTCCTCCTCAACGCCCGTGACGTCCCCGAGAAGGACGAGCTCTACCTGACCTACACCGGCAGCTCCATCGAGTCGGGCGACGAGGGCGTCGTCGGCCGCGGCAACCGGGTCAACGGCCTGATCACCCCGCTCCGCCCGATGAACCTGGAAGGGGCCAGCGGCAAGAACCCCGTGTACCACGTCGGGAAGCTCTACAACCTCGCGGCCACCCGCCTCGCCCAGCGCCTGTACGACGAGACCGGCAGCTACGCCGAGGTGCACCTGGTCAGCGCGACCGGCCAGCGGCTCGACCAACCCTGGAAGGTCCTGGTCCGACTCGCGGCCGAGGACCCGGAGATCGAGAAGGTACAGGCCCAGGTCGCCCTGGCCCTCGGGGGCTTCCCGGAGCTCACCGCCGAGCTGGTCCACCGCGGCGTCCGGCTCAGCTGA
- the crcB gene encoding fluoride efflux transporter CrcB yields MVTSEGVVPGGPVEEPPRAASGRRAPVLRGQGPVVAVVAVGGALGASARYGAGLLWPDGPAAFPWTTLLVNVVGCALIGVLLVLVTEGRPVHPLVRPFLGTGVLGGFTTFSTYAVDIRRLVGEGRPGAAAAYLGVTLLAALAAVWAAAGVTRRLVRRGAGRAV; encoded by the coding sequence ATGGTGACCTCGGAGGGTGTGGTGCCGGGCGGCCCGGTGGAGGAGCCGCCGCGGGCCGCGTCCGGGCGGCGGGCGCCGGTGCTGCGGGGGCAGGGGCCGGTGGTGGCCGTGGTGGCGGTCGGCGGGGCGTTGGGGGCGTCGGCGCGGTACGGGGCCGGGCTGCTGTGGCCGGACGGTCCGGCGGCCTTCCCGTGGACGACGCTGCTGGTGAACGTGGTCGGGTGCGCGCTGATCGGGGTGCTGCTGGTGCTGGTCACCGAGGGGCGGCCGGTGCATCCGCTGGTGCGGCCGTTCCTCGGGACCGGGGTCCTGGGCGGGTTCACGACCTTCTCGACGTACGCGGTGGACATCCGCCGGCTGGTGGGGGAGGGGCGGCCGGGCGCCGCCGCGGCCTACCTCGGGGTGACGCTGCTGGCGGCCCTGGCGGCGGTCTGGGCGGCGGCCGGGGTGACGCGCCGTCTGGTCCGGCGCGGCGCGGGGAGGGCCGTGTGA
- a CDS encoding TIGR02452 family protein gives MSSRMRNVATENEGIAERGSYRAPGGGLVDLAGPLAAARAGTVSYAPAELDALVSAGGPGPGPLAGAVEVTAEGSIPAARRLVEAGAGPVGVLNFASARNPGGGYLRGSRAQEEDLCRSALLYTCLVEAPDYYEAHRASRDLRYSHRVIVSPGVPVIRGEGGELLARPYPVTFLTSPAPNAGQLALRAEAAAAGTGAGADADPDPEGAELNGAVDANGAVDVRGVLAERAERVLAAAAQHGIRALVLGAWGCGVFRNDPAQVAEAFEGALARYGAAFDRVVFAVWDRTPVSPNRAAFEARFGR, from the coding sequence ATGAGCAGCAGAATGCGCAACGTGGCGACGGAGAACGAGGGGATCGCCGAGCGGGGGAGCTACCGGGCGCCCGGGGGCGGGCTCGTCGACCTGGCCGGGCCGTTGGCGGCGGCCCGCGCCGGGACGGTGTCGTACGCCCCGGCGGAGCTGGACGCGCTGGTGTCGGCCGGAGGGCCGGGCCCCGGGCCGCTGGCGGGCGCGGTCGAGGTCACGGCCGAGGGCAGCATCCCGGCGGCCCGGCGGCTGGTCGAGGCGGGGGCCGGTCCGGTCGGGGTGCTCAACTTCGCCTCCGCGCGGAACCCGGGCGGCGGCTACCTGCGGGGCTCCCGCGCCCAGGAGGAGGACCTCTGCCGCAGCGCCCTGCTGTACACCTGCCTGGTGGAGGCACCGGACTACTACGAGGCGCACCGGGCCTCCCGCGACCTCAGGTACAGCCACCGGGTGATCGTCTCGCCCGGGGTGCCGGTGATCCGGGGCGAGGGCGGCGAGCTGCTGGCCCGCCCGTACCCGGTCACCTTCCTGACCTCGCCGGCCCCGAACGCGGGCCAGCTGGCGCTGCGTGCGGAGGCCGCGGCGGCGGGCACGGGGGCGGGGGCCGACGCGGACCCGGACCCGGAGGGCGCGGAGCTGAACGGGGCCGTGGACGCGAACGGCGCGGTGGACGTCCGGGGGGTGCTCGCCGAGCGGGCCGAGCGGGTGCTCGCGGCGGCGGCGCAGCACGGGATACGCGCGCTGGTGCTGGGGGCGTGGGGCTGCGGGGTGTTCCGCAACGACCCGGCCCAGGTGGCGGAGGCCTTCGAGGGCGCACTGGCCCGGTACGGAGCCGCCTTCGACCGGGTGGTGTTCGCGGTCTGGGACCGGACGCCGGTCTCGCCGAACCGGGCCGCGTTCGAGGCCCGGTTCGGCCGCTGA
- a CDS encoding phosphotransferase family protein, giving the protein MSNIEDSHSLLLKACATVGLSAAGAEPIRIGENALWRLPLGIVARISRLGQSAAAGRELAVARWLRDCGVPTVRPLEHLREPLDVDDNPVTFWHELPPHRPGTAADIAPLLRRVHELAVPDVPLGRLDPFVRLAVRIDGAATLGDTQRQWLRDRLAGLQAAWRSLPPGLPASVIHGDAWGGNVAVTPTTTYLLDFERTSLGPPEWDLTATAVGFGTFGTVSDREYTAFCEAYGADVMTWAGYPVLRSIRELRVTCFALQHAAADPARHRAEAHYRLSCLQGQNGPRPWGWTAVS; this is encoded by the coding sequence GTGAGCAACATCGAGGACTCCCACTCCCTACTGCTCAAGGCGTGCGCGACGGTCGGCCTGTCCGCAGCGGGAGCCGAGCCGATCCGGATCGGGGAGAACGCGCTGTGGAGACTGCCGCTGGGGATCGTGGCTCGCATCAGCCGCCTTGGGCAGTCGGCTGCCGCTGGGCGCGAACTGGCGGTCGCACGCTGGCTTCGCGACTGCGGGGTTCCTACGGTTCGCCCGCTTGAGCACCTGCGGGAGCCACTGGATGTCGACGACAACCCCGTGACCTTCTGGCACGAACTGCCCCCGCACCGGCCAGGAACCGCCGCCGACATCGCGCCGCTCCTCCGGCGTGTCCACGAACTCGCCGTTCCTGACGTTCCGCTGGGCCGGCTCGACCCGTTCGTTCGGCTGGCCGTCAGGATCGACGGGGCGGCCACCCTCGGCGACACGCAGCGGCAGTGGCTGCGCGACCGCTTGGCGGGTCTCCAAGCAGCGTGGCGGAGCCTCCCGCCCGGCCTGCCTGCGAGCGTCATTCACGGTGATGCGTGGGGCGGCAATGTGGCGGTCACACCGACCACCACCTACCTGCTCGACTTCGAACGAACCTCCCTCGGGCCTCCCGAGTGGGATCTCACCGCTACCGCCGTCGGCTTCGGTACCTTCGGCACCGTTTCGGACAGGGAGTACACCGCCTTCTGCGAGGCGTACGGTGCCGACGTGATGACCTGGGCCGGCTACCCGGTACTGCGGAGTATCCGTGAGCTCCGGGTCACCTGCTTCGCCCTCCAGCACGCGGCGGCCGATCCGGCTCGACACCGGGCGGAAGCCCACTACCGTCTCTCCTGTTTGCAGGGGCAGAACGGTCCACGCCCGTGGGGCTGGACAGCTGTCAGCTGA
- a CDS encoding DEAD/DEAH box helicase, which translates to MSLVDDARFAMPASETAADAATTEPTTDSLDAAQPAVEADAELIAAVDEVDTTDADATDEAAADDAAEAEEPAEPTLTFGDLGLPDDIVRALAKRGVTTPFPIQAATIPDALAGKDVLGRGRTGSGKTLSFGLPLLTRLAAGERTRAKHPRGLILVPTRELAMQVADALEPFGSVLGLRLKVVCGGTSMSNQIYALERGVDVLVATPGRLRDLINRGSAKLDDVQVAVLDEADQMADMGFLPEVTEILDQVPAGGQRLLFSATLENEIDTLVKRYLNSPVTHEVDPSAGAVTTMTHHILVVKPKDKAPITNAIAARKGRTIIFVRTQMGADRVAEQLVEAGVKADALHGGMTQGARTRVLGDFKDGYVNVVVATDVAARGIHVDGIDLVLNVDPAGDHKDYLHRSGRTARAGRSGIVVTLVLPHQRRGVFRLMEDAGVDASRHILDHAFDPEVARITGARSLVEVQAESASNIAGAAEREVADMARQLERAQRRASELRDEADRLSARAARERADLGIVDEAPAAEAEGEAVTGETVAVESAAPAAVAEERAPSYREARNERPAFREDRPAFNRDRDDRGGRSGGFNRDRDDRGGFNRDRGDRPAFNRDRDDRGGRSGGFNRDRDDRGGFNRDRGDRPAFNRDRDDRGGRSGGFNRDRDDRGGFNRDRGDRPAFNRDRDDRGGRSGGFNRDRDDRGGFNRDRDDRGGRSFGDRPARSFGDRPAFGRDRDERGGAGASSSRPFSRRDDHRSGGRPQAGGGFNRDRDDRGGRSGGFNSGGFNRDDRKPRWKN; encoded by the coding sequence ATGTCTCTCGTTGACGACGCCCGCTTCGCCATGCCTGCGAGCGAGACCGCCGCCGATGCCGCAACCACCGAGCCGACCACCGATTCCCTCGACGCCGCCCAGCCGGCCGTCGAGGCCGACGCCGAGCTGATCGCCGCCGTCGACGAGGTCGACACCACCGACGCCGACGCGACCGACGAGGCCGCGGCCGACGACGCCGCCGAGGCCGAGGAGCCCGCCGAGCCCACCCTCACCTTCGGTGACCTGGGCCTGCCGGACGACATCGTCCGCGCCCTCGCCAAGCGGGGCGTGACCACCCCGTTCCCGATCCAGGCCGCGACCATCCCGGACGCGCTGGCCGGCAAGGACGTGCTGGGCCGCGGCCGCACCGGCTCCGGCAAGACCCTCAGCTTCGGCCTGCCGCTGCTGACCCGCCTCGCCGCCGGCGAGCGGACCCGCGCCAAGCACCCGCGCGGCCTGATCCTCGTCCCGACCCGTGAGCTGGCGATGCAGGTCGCCGACGCCCTGGAGCCCTTCGGCTCGGTGCTCGGCCTGCGGCTCAAGGTGGTCTGCGGCGGTACCTCGATGTCCAACCAGATCTACGCGCTGGAGCGCGGCGTCGACGTCCTCGTCGCCACCCCCGGCCGTCTGCGCGACCTGATCAACCGCGGCTCCGCCAAGCTCGACGACGTCCAGGTCGCCGTCCTCGACGAGGCCGACCAGATGGCCGACATGGGCTTCCTGCCCGAGGTCACCGAGATCCTCGACCAGGTGCCGGCCGGCGGCCAGCGCCTGCTGTTCTCCGCCACCCTGGAGAACGAGATCGACACCCTGGTCAAGCGCTACCTGAACAGCCCGGTCACCCACGAGGTCGACCCGTCGGCCGGCGCGGTGACCACCATGACCCACCACATCCTCGTGGTGAAGCCCAAGGACAAGGCGCCGATCACCAACGCGATCGCCGCCCGCAAGGGCCGGACGATCATCTTCGTCCGCACCCAGATGGGCGCCGACCGCGTCGCCGAGCAGCTCGTCGAGGCCGGCGTGAAGGCCGACGCGCTGCACGGCGGCATGACCCAGGGCGCCCGTACCCGGGTCCTCGGCGACTTCAAGGACGGCTACGTCAACGTCGTCGTCGCCACCGACGTCGCCGCCCGCGGCATCCACGTCGACGGCATCGACCTGGTGCTCAACGTCGACCCGGCCGGCGACCACAAGGACTACCTGCACCGCTCGGGCCGCACCGCCCGCGCCGGCCGCTCCGGCATCGTCGTCACCCTGGTGCTGCCGCACCAGCGCCGCGGTGTCTTCCGCCTGATGGAGGACGCCGGCGTCGACGCCAGCCGCCACATCCTGGACCACGCCTTCGACCCGGAGGTGGCCCGGATCACCGGCGCCCGTTCGCTGGTCGAGGTCCAGGCGGAGAGCGCCTCCAACATCGCCGGTGCCGCCGAGCGCGAGGTCGCCGACATGGCCCGCCAGCTGGAGCGGGCCCAGCGCCGCGCCTCCGAGCTGCGCGACGAGGCCGACCGGCTGTCCGCGCGGGCCGCTCGCGAGCGGGCCGACCTGGGCATCGTGGACGAGGCCCCGGCCGCCGAGGCCGAGGGCGAGGCCGTGACCGGCGAGACCGTCGCGGTCGAGTCGGCCGCGCCCGCCGCGGTCGCCGAGGAGCGCGCGCCGTCGTACCGCGAGGCGCGCAACGAGCGCCCGGCGTTCCGCGAGGACCGTCCGGCGTTCAACCGCGACCGTGACGACCGTGGTGGCCGTTCCGGTGGCTTCAACCGTGACCGTGACGACCGTGGCGGCTTCAACCGCGACCGTGGGGACCGTCCGGCGTTCAACCGCGACCGCGATGACCGTGGTGGCCGTTCCGGTGGCTTCAACCGTGACCGTGACGACCGTGGCGGCTTCAACCGCGACCGTGGGGACCGTCCGGCGTTCAACCGCGACCGCGATGACCGTGGTGGCCGTTCCGGTGGCTTCAACCGTGACCGTGACGACCGTGGCGGCTTCAACCGCGACCGTGGGGACCGTCCGGCGTTCAACCGCGACCGCGATGACCGTGGTGGCCGTTCCGGTGGCTTCAACCGTGACCGTGACGACCGCGGCGGCTTCAACCGCGACCGCGACGACCGCGGCGGCCGTTCCTTCGGCGACCGTCCGGCCCGTTCCTTCGGCGACCGTCCGGCCTTCGGCCGTGACCGCGACGAGCGCGGCGGCGCCGGCGCGAGCAGCAGCCGTCCGTTCTCCCGCCGCGACGACCACCGCTCCGGTGGCCGCCCGCAGGCCGGTGGCGGCTTCAACCGCGACCGTGACGACCGCGGCGGCCGCTCCGGCGGCTTCAACTCGGGCGGTTTCAACCGCGACGACCGCAAGCCGCGCTGGAAGAACTGA
- a CDS encoding metallopeptidase family protein has product MTREEFEVLVSDALDQIPPQLAAMMDNVAVFVEDEPDPADPELLGLYEGTPLTERGEWYAGVLPDRILVYRGPTLRLCDSREQVVEEVRTTVIHEVAHHFGFDDHELDELGWA; this is encoded by the coding sequence ATGACCCGGGAAGAGTTCGAGGTACTGGTCAGCGACGCCCTCGACCAGATCCCGCCGCAGCTCGCGGCCATGATGGACAACGTCGCGGTCTTCGTCGAGGACGAACCCGACCCCGCCGACCCGGAACTCCTCGGCCTCTACGAGGGCACCCCCCTCACCGAACGCGGCGAGTGGTACGCCGGCGTCCTGCCGGACCGGATCCTCGTCTACCGCGGCCCGACCCTCCGCCTCTGCGACTCCCGCGAACAGGTCGTCGAGGAGGTCCGCACCACGGTGATCCACGAGGTCGCCCACCACTTCGGCTTCGACGACCACGAGCTCGACGAGCTCGGCTGGGCCTGA
- the serS gene encoding serine--tRNA ligase gives MHDPRALIEMGSEAVRRLARRGYTLDLSALESLQSSRSQLITRVDELRAESKRVAQEVQQTARQGGDTETLKDRARELKEEIRSAEAEQEQVQQELRDFLLTIPNLPLDSTPEGDSDEHAVEIRRVGAPPSFSFEPKDHVDLGEALGILDFARASKLSGSRFSVSRGAGAAIERALATLFLDLHTKRHGYVEHAVPYLVTRQTMTGTGQLPKFEEDLFATGMGERELFLIPTAEVPLTNLYADEIIPPAELPLALTAHTPCFRSEAGSYGRDTRGILRQHQFSKVEMVRICDPEDSQAELEKMLSHAEACLKELGLAYRVVQLAAGDLGFSAQITYDIEVWLPSQQTYREISSVSDCGTFQSRRAGIRTRDEHGKTKPVATLNGSGLPIGRTLAALLEQCQQQDGSIVLPEALVPYLGFRRISADGTTEA, from the coding sequence ATGCATGATCCCCGCGCCCTCATCGAGATGGGCTCCGAGGCGGTCCGCCGCCTCGCCCGCCGCGGCTACACCCTGGATCTCTCTGCGTTGGAGTCTCTTCAGTCCAGCCGCTCCCAGCTCATCACCCGCGTGGACGAGCTGCGGGCCGAGTCGAAGCGGGTCGCCCAGGAGGTCCAGCAGACGGCCCGCCAGGGCGGCGACACCGAGACGCTGAAGGACCGGGCCCGCGAGCTCAAGGAAGAGATCCGGTCGGCCGAGGCGGAGCAGGAGCAGGTGCAGCAGGAGTTGCGCGACTTCCTGCTGACCATTCCCAACCTGCCCCTCGACAGCACCCCCGAGGGCGACTCGGACGAGCACGCCGTCGAGATCCGGCGCGTCGGCGCGCCGCCGTCCTTCTCCTTCGAGCCGAAGGACCACGTGGACCTCGGTGAGGCCCTCGGCATCCTCGACTTCGCCCGTGCCAGCAAGCTCTCCGGCTCCCGGTTCAGCGTCTCGCGCGGTGCCGGCGCCGCCATCGAGCGTGCCCTGGCGACGCTCTTCCTGGACCTGCACACCAAGCGACACGGCTACGTCGAGCACGCCGTCCCCTACCTCGTCACCCGGCAGACCATGACCGGCACCGGCCAGCTGCCGAAGTTCGAGGAGGACCTCTTCGCCACGGGTATGGGGGAACGCGAGCTCTTCCTGATCCCGACCGCCGAGGTCCCGCTCACCAACCTCTACGCGGACGAGATCATCCCGCCCGCCGAACTCCCCCTGGCCCTCACCGCGCACACCCCGTGCTTCCGCTCGGAAGCCGGCTCCTACGGCCGCGACACCCGCGGCATCCTGCGCCAGCACCAGTTCTCCAAGGTCGAGATGGTCCGCATCTGCGACCCCGAGGACTCCCAGGCCGAGCTGGAGAAGATGCTCAGCCACGCCGAAGCCTGCCTCAAGGAGCTCGGACTGGCCTACCGGGTCGTCCAGCTCGCCGCCGGCGACCTCGGCTTCTCCGCCCAGATCACCTACGACATCGAGGTCTGGCTGCCCAGCCAGCAGACCTACCGCGAGATCTCCTCCGTCTCGGACTGCGGCACCTTCCAGTCCCGCCGCGCAGGCATCCGCACCCGGGACGAGCACGGCAAGACCAAGCCCGTCGCCACCCTCAACGGCTCCGGACTGCCCATCGGCCGCACCCTGGCCGCCCTTCTCGAACAGTGCCAGCAACAGGACGGCTCCATCGTCCTGCCCGAGGCCCTGGTGCCCTACCTCGGATTCCGCCGGATCTCGGCGGACGGAACAACGGAGGCATAA
- the crcB gene encoding fluoride efflux transporter CrcB, translated as MNWLLVVVGAAVGAPLRYLTDRAVQSRHDSVFPWGTFTVNVAGCLVLGLLTGAAAAGAASSHVRLLLGTGFCGALTTYSTFSYETLRLVEGGAGRYALANAAGSVVAGLAAVYAGAGLATALWG; from the coding sequence GTGAACTGGCTGCTGGTGGTCGTCGGCGCGGCGGTCGGCGCGCCGCTGCGGTACCTGACCGACCGGGCGGTGCAGTCCCGGCACGACTCGGTGTTCCCGTGGGGGACGTTCACCGTGAACGTGGCCGGCTGCCTGGTGCTCGGGCTGCTGACCGGGGCGGCGGCGGCCGGCGCCGCGTCCTCGCACGTCCGGCTGCTGCTCGGGACGGGGTTCTGCGGGGCGCTGACCACCTACTCGACCTTCTCGTACGAGACGCTGCGGCTGGTGGAGGGCGGGGCCGGGCGGTACGCGCTGGCCAATGCGGCCGGCAGCGTGGTGGCGGGCCTGGCGGCGGTCTACGCGGGGGCGGGCCTGGCGACGGCGCTCTGGGGCTGA